TCCACACGTGGTGGCTTTTCGCAAAGGCGCACTGCAAGTGGTGCTCAACAACAGCGACAGTGAAGCGCGCTGTCTTATCAACGGCGCTGAGCTTGCTTTAACCGCGTTTGGCTTTGAGCTGCGTGATCTCAGCACTGCGGAAGTGTTATGAAGCTGGGTCTTTCTGTCGATTCAGAATGGATCTGGGGGGTGCTCATCGATAACGATGGGCAACCCCGTTATCGCAATCAGCTCAAAACGCCACTCAGCGCGCAACAAACCGCTGAGGTCATCACCAGCGTGGCGCTGAGCATGCAGCGCATGTTTGGCCCACTGACACTGGTTGGTATCAATCTCATGCCCGATTGCTGGCAAGGCGCACTCTCCAATGCCAAAGAGGTCTTGACCGATTGGCTGACAACGCACCTCTCGGTGCCCTGCCAGTTGTTTAATCCAGCGGTGATCGCCTTAGCGCAAATTCCAAACCTGCCGCAAGGCAACGTTTTAAGCGCGGTATTGGATGACGGCTGCGAGCTGTACGTTACCGATCAACTTTGCCGACGCGAACCGTATCGTAACGTGCTCGATTTAGGCTGGGCGCACAAACCGCTCAAAGGGTATCAAAGCTTAATTGACGGGCTGACACCGCTGTGCAACTGCGGCAGTGATGAGTGCATTCGTCAATATTTGTCACGTAAGGGGATTGAGCGCCAATATCATCAACTCTCTTTGCAACATCGCACCGCGCGCGACATCGTCTTTGGTGTTGATGACAACCACGCTTGGTCAACGCGCATTTATCGCATCTGGGTCGATCAGCTCGCCAGAGCGCTCTCCGATGCGGTGTGTCGCTTCCAACCTAAGCTGCTGGTCTTAAGTGGCAGCTTGATCTTGCACCCTGATCTCGCCTTAACGCTTAAAAGCACTTTAAGCCGCTACTGCCAATTTGACGCCCTGCCGGAAATTTTATGTTTGCACAACGATGAGTATCGTTTTGCCGAGGGCGCCGTCTCGATGTGCACCGTAAATTGTGCACAACCATCTACATTCACTGCATGAGGAGTGGTAACCTTGACAGGAAAATTCGCGTGAATCATTACCGAGGAACCCCCGTGACCGAGCTGGTAACAAAACTGATGGACTTTGGCTTTACTAAGACCGATGCCTTGGTTTATATCAATTTACTCAAAAATGGCCGCGCCAGCGGTTATAAAATTGCCAAAGAGATTTCGCTCTCTCGCTCATCTGTCTATTCATCGATTGATAACTTGTACAAAAATGGCTGCATCTTTATGTCCGATGGCGAGACCAAAGAGTACGAGGCCAAATCGCCCGATTTGATTTTTAGCCAGATTGAGAAAAAAACCATAGAAAACATTCAGATCCTGAAAAAAGAGCTCTCACGCATGATGCTTCAGGAAGAGAAAGAGTTTATCTATAACGTCTCTGGTTTTGAAAACCTGCTGCAAAAAGCGCGCGAAATGCTGAACTTGGCGCAGATCGAAGTCTATCTCAATACCGATTTTCATCTCGACTTACTCGCCGATGAGATCTGCCACGCGATTGAACGCGGAGTGCGCGTCATTGTTTTCTCTTTCAATCGCTTAACCTTGCCGCATCCGAAAGTCGAGCACTATTCACGCTCCGATAGCTTAGAACAACGTTATCCTTCACACCG
This Vibrio navarrensis DNA region includes the following protein-coding sequences:
- a CDS encoding TrmB family transcriptional regulator; translation: MTELVTKLMDFGFTKTDALVYINLLKNGRASGYKIAKEISLSRSSVYSSIDNLYKNGCIFMSDGETKEYEAKSPDLIFSQIEKKTIENIQILKKELSRMMLQEEKEFIYNVSGFENLLQKAREMLNLAQIEVYLNTDFHLDLLADEICHAIERGVRVIVFSFNRLTLPHPKVEHYSRSDSLEQRYPSHRFMLVVDMKQAMMFSHREETQGLFSNNRLMVKMMAEHIHSDIYLTEYEKLAPEKRCRIATVHELENNMVVDDRLTLQAQSKA
- a CDS encoding ROK family protein, coding for MKLGLSVDSEWIWGVLIDNDGQPRYRNQLKTPLSAQQTAEVITSVALSMQRMFGPLTLVGINLMPDCWQGALSNAKEVLTDWLTTHLSVPCQLFNPAVIALAQIPNLPQGNVLSAVLDDGCELYVTDQLCRREPYRNVLDLGWAHKPLKGYQSLIDGLTPLCNCGSDECIRQYLSRKGIERQYHQLSLQHRTARDIVFGVDDNHAWSTRIYRIWVDQLARALSDAVCRFQPKLLVLSGSLILHPDLALTLKSTLSRYCQFDALPEILCLHNDEYRFAEGAVSMCTVNCAQPSTFTA